Proteins from one Lachnospiraceae bacterium KGMB03038 genomic window:
- a CDS encoding ATP-dependent Clp protease ATP-binding subunit, protein MNYTEQAKEALRIAGVEARELKHPYIGTEHLLLGLRKVYTGVAGQVLAANGVDEESILKIVDELVSPVGNTVVKERAGNSPRLEYILEESQAEAVRFHSEQTGTEHMLLALLRDVDCVATRILLTLGISLQKLFQDILEVLGADPREYQDEMNQENVRKKEGVLEQFGTDLTAQAEEGKLDPVIGRKEEIGRLMQILSRRTKNNPCLVGEPGVGKTAVIEGLAQQIAAGVVPDSMKNKRILTMDLAGMVAGSKYRGEFEERMKRLIQEVKAAGNIILFLDEVHTIIGAGGAEGAIDASNILKPSLARGELQLIGATTIVEYRKYIEKDAALERRFQPIMVEEPTQEQCLEILKGLKAKYEAHHRVTIEEEALEGAVYLADRYVSDRFLPDKAIDVLDEACSKVSLRGFKAPDSIYELEELTARLLGEIEESIRQGDMAEAALLNREKEEASKKLEKTRERFQKRNAGKEIHVAESDIADVVSEWTKIPVQRLQESEGERLRKLEVTLHKRVIGQDEAVSAVAKAVRRGRVGLKDPRRPIGSFLFLGPTGVGKTELSKALAEALFGNEDSMIRVDMSEYMEKHSVAKMIGSPPGYVGHEDGGQLSEQVRRHPYSVVLFDEIEKAHPDVFNILLQVLDDGHITDSQGRKVNFANTVIIMTSNAGAQAIIDPKRLGFNAKEDAADDYKRMKSSVMNEIKLIFRPEFLNRIDEILVFHPLGKDEMKRIVGLMCREFADRAKNQLGIHLTVRDSVKKHIVEKGTDQKYGARPLRRAMQNMLEDKLAEALLSGEIKRDSDVVVGMSKKEIKFISKTTK, encoded by the coding sequence ATGAATTATACGGAACAGGCAAAGGAAGCGCTGAGGATCGCTGGAGTTGAGGCTAGAGAACTGAAGCATCCATATATAGGAACAGAACATCTGCTCTTGGGATTGCGGAAGGTGTATACCGGCGTGGCAGGGCAGGTCCTTGCGGCGAACGGGGTGGATGAAGAGAGTATTCTGAAAATCGTGGATGAACTGGTATCGCCGGTAGGGAATACAGTCGTAAAAGAAAGGGCCGGAAACAGTCCCAGGTTAGAATATATTCTGGAGGAAAGCCAGGCGGAAGCAGTTCGTTTCCATTCGGAACAGACGGGGACGGAACATATGCTTCTTGCCCTTCTGCGGGATGTGGACTGCGTCGCCACCAGGATCCTTTTGACTCTGGGGATCAGCTTGCAGAAATTGTTCCAGGATATTTTGGAAGTCCTGGGAGCAGACCCGCGGGAATATCAAGATGAGATGAACCAGGAAAATGTACGGAAAAAGGAAGGTGTACTGGAACAATTCGGTACGGATCTTACCGCACAGGCAGAGGAAGGGAAGCTGGATCCCGTGATTGGGAGAAAAGAGGAGATTGGCCGGCTTATGCAGATCTTAAGCAGAAGGACGAAGAATAATCCCTGCCTGGTTGGCGAGCCTGGAGTTGGAAAGACCGCGGTGATCGAAGGGCTGGCTCAGCAGATCGCGGCCGGCGTGGTCCCGGACAGCATGAAGAATAAGCGGATCCTGACCATGGATTTGGCGGGAATGGTGGCTGGCTCCAAGTACCGAGGAGAATTTGAAGAGCGGATGAAACGTCTGATACAGGAAGTAAAAGCGGCGGGAAATATCATCCTTTTCCTGGATGAGGTCCATACGATCATCGGAGCCGGCGGCGCGGAGGGAGCCATTGACGCCTCCAATATCCTGAAGCCCTCCCTGGCAAGAGGGGAACTTCAGCTGATCGGGGCGACTACTATTGTGGAGTATCGGAAATATATTGAAAAAGATGCGGCGCTGGAACGGCGGTTCCAGCCTATTATGGTGGAGGAACCGACACAGGAGCAGTGTCTGGAGATATTGAAAGGCCTGAAAGCAAAGTATGAGGCTCACCATCGCGTAACGATTGAAGAAGAAGCGCTGGAAGGAGCGGTATATTTAGCGGACCGGTATGTGAGCGATCGGTTTTTGCCGGATAAGGCGATCGATGTGTTGGATGAGGCCTGTTCAAAAGTAAGCCTGCGGGGATTCAAAGCGCCGGATTCTATTTATGAGCTGGAAGAGCTGACTGCCCGTCTGCTGGGAGAGATCGAGGAATCCATCCGGCAGGGGGATATGGCGGAAGCGGCGCTTCTGAACCGGGAGAAAGAAGAGGCATCTAAGAAATTAGAGAAGACGAGAGAACGCTTCCAGAAGAGAAATGCGGGAAAGGAAATCCATGTTGCGGAGTCAGACATCGCGGATGTGGTCTCTGAGTGGACCAAGATACCGGTACAGAGGCTCCAGGAATCTGAAGGGGAACGGCTTCGGAAACTGGAAGTCACTCTGCATAAGAGAGTGATCGGCCAGGATGAGGCGGTGTCGGCGGTTGCGAAAGCGGTAAGGCGCGGCCGGGTAGGACTGAAAGACCCCAGGCGTCCTATTGGTTCTTTTTTGTTCCTTGGGCCTACCGGAGTGGGAAAAACGGAGCTGTCCAAGGCTTTGGCAGAAGCTTTGTTCGGAAATGAGGATTCGATGATCCGTGTTGATATGTCTGAATACATGGAGAAACACAGCGTGGCCAAGATGATCGGTTCTCCTCCGGGGTATGTGGGACATGAGGACGGGGGGCAGCTCAGCGAGCAGGTGAGGAGGCATCCTTATTCTGTAGTCCTGTTTGATGAGATTGAGAAAGCCCATCCGGATGTGTTCAATATCTTATTGCAAGTCCTGGACGACGGACATATTACAGATTCTCAGGGGCGGAAAGTAAATTTCGCGAATACGGTGATCATAATGACTTCCAATGCGGGGGCCCAAGCGATCATAGATCCTAAAAGACTGGGATTCAATGCCAAAGAAGATGCGGCAGACGATTATAAGAGAATGAAAAGCAGTGTTATGAATGAGATCAAGCTGATCTTCCGGCCGGAATTCCTAAACCGGATCGATGAGATCCTTGTGTTCCATCCTCTCGGCAAAGACGAGATGAAACGGATCGTTGGTCTGATGTGCAGAGAATTTGCGGACAGGGCAAAAAATCAGCTTGGCATCCATCTTACTGTCCGGGACTCAGTGAAAAAACATATCGTGGAAAAAGGAACGGATCAGAAGTATGGAGCCCGTCCTTTACGCCGCGCTATGCAGAATATGCTGGAAGATAAACTGGCGGAAGCGCTGCTGTCCGGCGAGATAAAAAGAGACAGCGATGTGGTCGTTGGAATGTCTAAAAAAGAAATAAAATTTATTTCAAAGACTACAAAATAA
- a CDS encoding endosialidase: protein MAAVRELLRAEADGTLSFGDYTLESKTKLDGFEFQGDLYKVKTFSEITKLERNGMFVYESVPGTAVEQFQATEQEISFNVSGAQDAQFTLELEADSEYTVYLDGAAAGDMKTNLSGKLSVSTELAEGESVAVRIVKK from the coding sequence ATGGCAGCAGTGAGGGAGCTTTTAAGAGCTGAGGCAGACGGAACGCTCAGTTTTGGAGACTACACCTTAGAAAGTAAGACAAAACTGGACGGTTTTGAATTCCAGGGCGATCTCTACAAGGTCAAAACTTTTTCTGAGATCACAAAGCTTGAGAGAAATGGAATGTTTGTATATGAATCTGTTCCGGGAACAGCGGTAGAACAGTTTCAGGCGACAGAACAAGAGATTTCTTTCAATGTCTCCGGCGCTCAGGATGCCCAATTTACCTTAGAGCTTGAAGCGGACAGCGAATATACCGTTTATCTGGATGGAGCCGCGGCGGGCGACATGAAGACGAATTTAAGCGGAAAGCTCAGTGTCAGCACAGAATTGGCAGAAGGAGAGAGCGTTGCTGTAAGGATTGTCAAGAAATAA
- the radA gene encoding DNA repair protein RadA, producing MAKAKKTVFFCQNCGHEETKWLGQCPACKEWNTFVEEKVSVSSPGKSGIVKEERDNRPVALKSVATDEDDRIQTKIGELDRVLGGGIVPGSLVLVGGDPGIGKSTLLLQVCQALSAGNKNILYISGEESLKQIRLRANRMGEFSEKLYLLCETSLDRIRNVIEKSRPDMVVIDSIQTMYNEEVASAPGSVSQVRESTNIFMQLAKGLNISIFIVGHVTKEGTVAGPRVLEHMVDTVLYFEGDRHASYRILRAVKNRFGSTNEIGVFEMRTEGLVEVKNPSEFMLSGKPENASGSVVACAMEGTRPMLMEIQALVCRSNFGMPRRTAAGLDYNRVNLLMAVLEKRAGLALSNYDAYVNIAGGIRMNEPAVDLGVVMAIASSYRNKPIPDDMIVFGEVGLSGEVRGVTMPEQRVTEAKKLGFKSCIVPKVSEEALKGIEGIRIIGVGSVNQAISVL from the coding sequence ATGGCAAAAGCGAAAAAGACGGTGTTTTTCTGCCAGAACTGCGGGCATGAAGAAACAAAGTGGCTGGGTCAGTGCCCGGCCTGCAAAGAATGGAATACCTTTGTGGAGGAGAAAGTGTCGGTATCTTCGCCTGGAAAATCCGGAATTGTGAAGGAAGAACGGGATAATCGTCCCGTTGCGCTGAAAAGTGTTGCTACAGATGAAGATGACCGGATACAGACAAAGATCGGAGAATTGGACCGAGTGCTGGGAGGCGGGATCGTGCCCGGCTCTTTGGTGCTGGTGGGCGGCGATCCGGGAATCGGGAAATCCACTTTGCTGCTGCAGGTCTGCCAGGCGCTTTCCGCGGGAAATAAGAATATCCTCTATATTTCGGGAGAAGAGTCATTGAAACAGATTCGCCTCAGGGCAAACCGGATGGGGGAATTTTCTGAGAAACTATATCTTTTATGTGAGACAAGCCTGGATAGGATACGAAATGTGATTGAAAAAAGCAGGCCGGATATGGTGGTGATCGATTCTATCCAGACTATGTATAATGAGGAGGTGGCATCGGCGCCGGGAAGCGTATCCCAGGTTCGGGAGTCTACGAATATCTTTATGCAGCTGGCAAAGGGGCTGAATATTTCTATTTTTATTGTGGGCCATGTGACAAAAGAAGGAACGGTGGCGGGACCTAGGGTGCTGGAGCACATGGTGGACACGGTGCTGTATTTCGAGGGAGACCGCCATGCCTCTTATCGAATCTTGAGGGCGGTCAAGAATAGGTTTGGTTCTACAAACGAAATCGGCGTTTTTGAGATGCGTACAGAAGGACTGGTGGAAGTGAAAAATCCTTCCGAGTTCATGTTAAGCGGAAAGCCGGAGAACGCTTCTGGCTCTGTTGTGGCCTGCGCGATGGAAGGAACCCGGCCTATGCTGATGGAAATCCAGGCTCTGGTCTGCCGCAGTAATTTTGGTATGCCAAGGAGGACGGCGGCAGGGTTGGATTATAACCGGGTGAACCTTCTGATGGCGGTGCTGGAGAAACGGGCGGGGCTTGCACTTTCCAACTATGATGCCTATGTGAATATTGCGGGAGGGATCAGAATGAACGAGCCTGCGGTGGACTTGGGCGTTGTGATGGCCATTGCATCCAGTTATCGGAATAAACCGATTCCCGATGATATGATCGTATTTGGAGAAGTGGGCCTAAGCGGCGAGGTGCGCGGGGTCACTATGCCGGAGCAAAGAGTGACAGAGGCGAAGAAGCTGGGGTTCAAAAGCTGTATCGTGCCAAAGGTATCTGAGGAAGCACTGAAGGGGATAGAAGGAATCCGGATTATTGGAGTGGGTTCTGTCAACCAGGCGATCAGTGTGCTGTAA
- a CDS encoding sugar O-acetyltransferase, with the protein MSGMKEKMHTGELYLPGDEEILEEQIKRLDRLYDYNMTRPTESGKRETILREMLAEVGEGCYIEPPFHANMGGANVHFGKYVYANFNLTMVDDTHIYVGDYTMIGPNVTVATAGHPILPELREKQYQFNMPVHIGKCCWIGAGAVILPGVRIGDGSVIGAGSIVTKDVPANVVALGNPCRVLRKIEEHDKEYYYKDRKIDYDNIV; encoded by the coding sequence ATGAGCGGCATGAAAGAAAAGATGCATACAGGAGAGCTTTACCTGCCGGGGGATGAGGAGATCCTGGAAGAGCAGATAAAGCGGCTGGACCGCCTGTATGATTATAATATGACCCGTCCGACAGAAAGCGGGAAAAGAGAAACGATTCTGCGGGAAATGCTTGCTGAAGTCGGGGAAGGATGTTATATAGAACCGCCATTCCATGCCAACATGGGCGGCGCTAATGTCCATTTTGGCAAATACGTTTATGCGAATTTCAATCTTACAATGGTGGACGACACACATATTTATGTGGGTGACTATACGATGATCGGGCCCAATGTTACGGTGGCGACAGCTGGACATCCGATCCTGCCGGAATTGAGAGAAAAGCAGTACCAGTTTAACATGCCGGTCCATATAGGGAAGTGCTGCTGGATCGGCGCCGGGGCGGTGATCCTTCCCGGAGTGAGGATTGGGGATGGAAGTGTAATCGGGGCGGGGAGCATTGTGACAAAAGATGTTCCCGCAAATGTGGTAGCGCTTGGGAATCCCTGCCGGGTCCTGCGCAAAATCGAGGAGCATGACAAAGAATATTATTATAAGGACAGGAAGATTGATTACGATAATATTGTGTAA
- a CDS encoding HAD family hydrolase, which yields MAYSTMIFDIDGTLTDSASAILYALRKTVLAITGRDYDYKELNFALGTPSYLSLQKLCGDKWQEAARIGQSFYEEAISKIPLFDDIEETITKLYKKGTHLGVVTSKSRLQLGRTFVNYPIYSCFEHIVCEDDTPYHKPDPRPLLECIRRFGTDTASALYIGDTSADFGCAKQAGIDFGLASWGCTSEEEISTDVKLKTPLDLLKYI from the coding sequence ATGGCTTACAGCACTATGATTTTCGATATTGACGGAACCTTGACTGACAGCGCTTCCGCGATTTTATACGCTTTGCGAAAGACAGTACTGGCCATAACAGGCAGGGATTACGACTACAAAGAACTTAATTTTGCCCTGGGCACGCCAAGCTATCTTTCTCTTCAAAAACTTTGCGGTGATAAATGGCAGGAAGCCGCCCGGATCGGTCAAAGCTTCTACGAGGAAGCCATCTCCAAAATTCCTTTATTTGACGATATAGAAGAAACCATTACAAAACTGTATAAAAAAGGCACACATCTTGGGGTTGTCACATCCAAATCCCGCCTCCAGCTTGGACGTACTTTTGTAAACTACCCCATCTATTCCTGCTTTGAGCACATTGTCTGCGAAGATGACACTCCATATCACAAGCCAGACCCACGACCTCTGCTGGAATGTATCCGCCGCTTTGGAACAGACACCGCTTCCGCTCTTTACATCGGCGACACTTCTGCTGACTTCGGGTGCGCGAAACAAGCCGGCATCGATTTTGGACTGGCCTCCTGGGGCTGTACATCTGAGGAAGAAATCTCGACGGACGTTAAACTTAAGACGCCCTTAGACTTGCTGAAATACATATAG
- a CDS encoding flavodoxin: protein MKKGLILYQSKYGSAKKYANWLQEMTSFDCLEVKKAPSGSLNLYETIILCGAIYASGISGISYLKKNIQQLKAEHHKKIAIFCVGASPYDEKALQEIRQLNLKGDLEDLPLFYGRGAWDEEAMTFKDRTLCRLLQKSVAKKDPATYEPWMKALMCAVGQKCDWTDRKYLDPLIAYLDL, encoded by the coding sequence ATGAAAAAGGGATTGATCTTATATCAGTCAAAATACGGTTCCGCCAAGAAATACGCGAACTGGCTTCAAGAAATGACAAGCTTTGACTGTTTGGAAGTAAAAAAGGCGCCTTCCGGCAGCCTGAACCTCTATGAAACCATCATACTGTGCGGCGCGATCTATGCCTCCGGCATTTCCGGAATATCTTATCTGAAAAAAAATATCCAGCAGCTAAAAGCAGAGCATCACAAGAAAATCGCGATCTTCTGTGTCGGCGCCTCGCCTTATGATGAGAAAGCACTTCAGGAAATCCGACAGCTCAATCTGAAAGGGGATTTGGAAGATCTTCCCCTTTTCTACGGTCGGGGCGCCTGGGATGAAGAAGCCATGACATTCAAAGACAGGACCCTCTGCCGGCTGCTTCAGAAATCTGTGGCCAAAAAAGATCCAGCCACCTACGAACCCTGGATGAAGGCTCTCATGTGCGCGGTCGGACAAAAATGTGACTGGACGGATCGGAAATATCTGGACCCACTGATAGCATATCTGGATTTATAA
- a CDS encoding AAA family ATPase: protein MKHPSRSERIYQAVAEGTSRFDPRNPASAIETLQINALAQKTGILPNNISMELNRLFSDGLVMRVRGRPVTYFSISILEEILEKQLPTYEFISMDAFLDFLAPPALTAESSYFAKHLEASAQSAFDSLIGSKKSLQPHIEHAKAAILYPPHGLDTLLSGPTGVGKSHFAHCMFDFAKKSGMISPATSLVTYNCANYAENPQLVMSQLFGHSKGAFTGADSDKPGLVELADKGILFLDEIHRLNPEGQEKLFLLMDQGIFQRLGETTKTRHADVLLICATTESPKTSMLSTFLRRIPVQIKLPSLAERSVAERLQLVLFFFWKEVQNLKKDIRIDREIISTFVHYDCPNNIGQLYTDIRLTCANAYYKHLLRHQDHLEIEFGNLNQNIALSLFTAGGSSKILNTLLRDVPIVIRSHFTLQDCFDKYLL from the coding sequence ATGAAGCATCCATCACGCAGTGAACGGATTTATCAGGCGGTGGCAGAAGGGACTTCCCGTTTTGACCCAAGAAACCCCGCCTCCGCAATTGAAACTTTACAGATAAACGCCCTTGCGCAGAAGACTGGAATCCTGCCAAACAATATTAGTATGGAATTAAATCGGCTGTTTTCCGACGGGCTGGTCATGCGGGTTCGGGGACGCCCTGTGACCTACTTCAGCATATCTATCCTGGAGGAAATCTTGGAAAAACAGCTTCCAACCTACGAATTTATTTCCATGGACGCTTTTCTCGACTTTCTGGCTCCTCCCGCTCTTACAGCGGAATCCTCCTACTTTGCCAAACATCTGGAGGCTTCCGCTCAATCGGCCTTTGATTCCCTGATCGGAAGCAAAAAGAGTCTGCAGCCTCATATCGAACACGCAAAGGCGGCGATTTTGTATCCGCCTCATGGTCTGGACACGCTCCTGTCAGGGCCGACCGGCGTCGGCAAAAGCCATTTTGCCCACTGTATGTTTGATTTTGCCAAAAAAAGCGGCATGATCTCTCCCGCCACTTCTCTAGTCACTTATAACTGCGCCAACTACGCGGAGAACCCGCAGCTTGTCATGTCTCAGCTTTTTGGCCATTCCAAAGGCGCTTTTACAGGCGCTGATTCAGATAAGCCAGGTCTTGTGGAACTTGCTGACAAAGGAATTCTTTTCTTGGACGAGATCCATCGTCTAAACCCGGAAGGACAGGAGAAACTATTCCTTTTGATGGATCAGGGAATCTTCCAAAGACTGGGAGAAACCACCAAAACCCGACACGCGGATGTACTTTTGATCTGCGCTACTACAGAAAGTCCCAAGACCTCCATGCTCAGTACATTCCTGCGGAGGATTCCGGTACAGATCAAGCTTCCATCTCTGGCGGAACGCTCTGTAGCGGAACGGCTTCAATTGGTATTGTTCTTCTTTTGGAAAGAAGTTCAGAACTTAAAGAAAGATATACGGATCGACCGGGAGATCATCAGTACTTTTGTCCACTACGACTGTCCAAACAACATTGGTCAGCTCTATACAGACATCAGGCTCACCTGCGCCAACGCCTACTATAAGCATTTATTGAGACATCAGGATCATCTGGAGATCGAGTTTGGCAACCTGAACCAGAACATTGCCCTGTCTCTATTCACCGCCGGAGGAAGCAGCAAGATCTTAAACACCCTGCTTCGGGATGTGCCCATCGTGATTCGAAGCCATTTCACCCTTCAGGACTGTTTCGATAAGTATCTGCTGTAA
- a CDS encoding MmgE/PrpD family protein codes for MARKYFKSDATEYTQKLADYAVDLKYENIPEEVIERAKMLTLHTLGVALAAKPIELSDSVVKIAEAANGGKGGESSVWLGGNQLSMASAAFANGTLADMLDWEDCAWGGHPNAGAIPVAMAVAEGLKKDGKSYLEAVVAGLEVYQRVSMAVQPADDFDHSQGWAIANWQIFAASTPAAKLMGLTKEQMNQAFGMSVLYAKMPSNLQQGTMSNAYHYEYGITSQNGVLAAMGAKEGVANLKDCFDIPYAYCEQLTKAVDRSWLNRGLNENFYMMDVLVKHWPANMWVQTPVEMVLDMVKENSINPDDIEEIIVNPPTQYRMHFYEDGFESLMEAQFSIPYVIAAALIDPNPGPNWYTEEKFNDPKIIEYGKKVKAGPDKEDTLLECFHVFQQGSHPKKTVTIKMKDGTVYEKTQRTHKGHPLDMLTREEFCDLFRREASFALTPEKTEKLMDFILNLENVDDMSKIHDLLV; via the coding sequence ATGGCAAGAAAATATTTTAAATCAGATGCAACAGAATACACACAGAAATTAGCGGATTACGCGGTGGATCTGAAATACGAAAATATTCCGGAAGAAGTGATCGAACGGGCGAAGATGCTCACACTTCATACACTGGGCGTAGCGCTGGCGGCAAAGCCCATCGAACTTTCAGACAGCGTTGTAAAGATCGCTGAGGCGGCCAATGGCGGAAAGGGCGGAGAGTCTTCCGTATGGCTGGGAGGAAACCAGCTATCTATGGCAAGCGCCGCTTTCGCCAATGGAACCCTAGCCGATATGCTGGACTGGGAAGACTGCGCCTGGGGCGGACATCCAAACGCGGGAGCGATTCCCGTAGCCATGGCGGTAGCGGAAGGTTTGAAAAAGGATGGAAAATCCTATCTGGAAGCGGTAGTGGCAGGACTGGAGGTTTACCAGAGAGTGTCTATGGCGGTTCAGCCGGCAGATGATTTTGATCACAGCCAAGGCTGGGCGATCGCGAACTGGCAGATCTTCGCGGCTTCCACACCGGCGGCTAAGCTTATGGGATTAACGAAGGAGCAGATGAATCAGGCGTTTGGAATGAGTGTCCTGTACGCGAAAATGCCTTCTAATCTTCAGCAGGGAACCATGAGCAACGCATACCACTATGAATATGGAATAACGTCTCAGAATGGTGTTCTGGCGGCTATGGGAGCAAAAGAAGGCGTAGCCAATCTGAAGGACTGCTTTGATATCCCTTACGCTTACTGCGAACAACTGACAAAGGCAGTAGACAGATCCTGGCTGAATCGGGGGCTGAATGAGAACTTCTATATGATGGACGTGCTGGTAAAACACTGGCCGGCAAACATGTGGGTACAGACACCGGTAGAGATGGTGCTGGATATGGTGAAAGAGAACAGCATCAATCCAGACGATATCGAAGAGATCATCGTGAATCCGCCGACCCAGTACCGGATGCACTTCTATGAAGATGGGTTTGAGAGCCTGATGGAAGCGCAGTTCAGTATTCCATACGTGATCGCCGCTGCGCTGATCGATCCGAATCCGGGTCCAAACTGGTACACCGAGGAGAAATTCAACGATCCTAAGATCATTGAATATGGAAAGAAAGTAAAGGCAGGTCCGGACAAGGAAGACACACTTCTGGAATGTTTCCATGTATTCCAGCAGGGAAGCCATCCCAAGAAGACGGTTACTATCAAGATGAAAGACGGAACCGTCTATGAGAAGACACAGAGGACTCACAAAGGCCATCCATTGGATATGCTGACAAGAGAAGAGTTCTGTGATCTGTTCCGCAGAGAGGCATCCTTTGCTCTTACACCGGAGAAGACAGAGAAGCTGATGGACTTCATCCTGAATCTGGAAAATGTTGACGATATGTCCAAGATCCATGATCTTCTTGTGTAG
- a CDS encoding M20 family metallopeptidase: MYDKDKIIEVIDQIKEEVTELCEYIHENPEPGFKEYKASAALKEFLEKHGFTVEMGAGGLETAFRAEKKGTGEGPVVGYLCEYDALPNGHSCGHNIIGSSAAAAAVGLAEAMGEYSGNVVVIGTPAEEGSGGGKEILYQAGVMDDLDCAMVFHPNSHTVLNDILLAIAAYSFTFHGKAAHAGACPEKGNSAVEAVIQLFNNINGLRVTTKTSMKMHGIIKQGGVVTNVIPDLTEAQFAIRAATAEDLDWLTERVKKCAEAAALSTGCTVDIEEIGVPYMNLINNQVLIGLVEQNLIQLGETIDVRNAKEGPASSDVGNVSHRIPAFQVMLGVGSPAIPHSDSFVKASAGEQGARAAIRAAKALAMTGMDLFNDPTLVDKAKEELREKKSTK; the protein is encoded by the coding sequence ATGTACGATAAAGACAAAATAATAGAAGTGATCGATCAGATCAAAGAGGAAGTGACGGAACTCTGTGAATACATTCACGAGAACCCGGAACCTGGTTTTAAAGAGTATAAAGCGAGCGCCGCTTTGAAAGAGTTCCTGGAAAAGCATGGATTTACCGTAGAAATGGGGGCAGGAGGTCTTGAGACGGCTTTCCGGGCAGAGAAAAAAGGAACAGGAGAGGGACCGGTAGTCGGATACCTCTGTGAGTATGATGCCCTGCCTAATGGCCATTCCTGCGGACATAACATCATTGGTTCTTCCGCGGCAGCGGCGGCCGTGGGACTTGCGGAGGCCATGGGAGAGTACAGCGGGAATGTAGTAGTTATAGGAACCCCGGCGGAAGAAGGAAGCGGAGGCGGAAAGGAAATCCTCTATCAGGCGGGAGTGATGGACGACTTGGACTGCGCGATGGTCTTCCATCCCAATTCCCATACGGTGTTAAACGACATTTTACTTGCTATCGCGGCATATTCTTTTACCTTTCACGGGAAGGCGGCCCATGCCGGCGCGTGTCCAGAGAAAGGAAACAGCGCGGTAGAAGCAGTGATCCAGTTGTTTAATAATATCAACGGCCTGCGGGTAACGACCAAGACCAGCATGAAAATGCATGGGATCATCAAGCAAGGCGGTGTGGTGACCAATGTGATCCCAGATCTGACAGAGGCGCAATTTGCCATCCGCGCGGCTACTGCCGAGGATCTGGACTGGCTTACAGAGCGGGTGAAAAAGTGCGCGGAAGCGGCTGCGCTTTCCACAGGCTGTACGGTGGATATCGAAGAGATTGGCGTTCCTTATATGAACCTGATCAATAATCAAGTGTTGATCGGCCTGGTAGAACAGAATCTGATTCAGCTTGGCGAGACGATCGATGTAAGGAACGCTAAGGAAGGCCCTGCCTCCAGCGATGTTGGCAATGTATCCCACCGGATTCCGGCTTTCCAGGTAATGCTTGGCGTAGGAAGCCCGGCGATCCCTCACTCAGATTCTTTTGTAAAGGCGAGCGCGGGAGAGCAAGGAGCCAGGGCGGCGATACGGGCGGCAAAAGCATTGGCTATGACAGGGATGGATCTTTTCAATGATCCGACCCTTGTTGATAAAGCAAAAGAAGAACTAAGGGAAAAGAAGAGTACAAAGTAG
- a CDS encoding DUF5058 family protein codes for MELMNLQELNSAVMWIGCGLPVVFLLFLAGRMWKKTYKAGQEIGLEDAQLKTAVKTSAITAIGPSIACLAGMFAVMAIMGGPVAFMRLSYVGNSMFELMAAGFGAAATGVQAGVDPMTKDAFMAGLCVMVLGSIPWVIFGTFASDKMDKIQTKIVKKAGRAILPVISTGALLGALGANNATYLTALDKTTISCLLGAAIMAVCCVVAQKKQIKWLSQWNLTIAIFPAMIITALL; via the coding sequence ATGGAACTTATGAACTTACAAGAACTGAATAGTGCGGTAATGTGGATTGGCTGCGGCCTTCCGGTAGTATTTCTGCTGTTTTTAGCGGGAAGGATGTGGAAAAAGACTTACAAGGCGGGACAGGAGATCGGCCTTGAAGACGCGCAGTTAAAGACAGCGGTAAAAACCAGCGCCATCACAGCCATTGGACCGTCCATCGCCTGTCTGGCAGGTATGTTCGCGGTCATGGCGATCATGGGAGGACCGGTAGCCTTCATGCGTCTTTCTTATGTAGGAAACTCGATGTTCGAGCTGATGGCGGCAGGATTCGGAGCGGCAGCCACAGGCGTACAGGCCGGTGTGGACCCGATGACAAAGGATGCCTTTATGGCAGGGCTTTGCGTTATGGTGCTGGGTTCTATTCCGTGGGTTATCTTTGGAACTTTTGCTTCTGATAAGATGGATAAGATCCAGACCAAGATTGTGAAGAAAGCCGGTCGGGCGATTCTTCCGGTCATCTCTACAGGCGCCCTTCTGGGAGCTCTTGGAGCAAACAACGCGACTTATCTGACAGCTTTGGACAAGACTACGATCTCTTGTCTCTTAGGAGCGGCGATCATGGCGGTCTGCTGTGTTGTCGCGCAGAAGAAGCAGATCAAATGGCTGTCTCAGTGGAACCTGACTATCGCCATTTTCCCGGCAATGATCATTACAGCGTTATTATAA